The following are encoded together in the Flavihumibacter fluvii genome:
- a CDS encoding polysaccharide deacetylase family protein, producing the protein MKPISSTSLLVIILAISLNFMASCEWKVPGAQANVLKPSPENITKFGDEKAPVSTGAALNLAARKTSAIASAEKVMARPQIPILCYHQVRDYRSTDSRSAKDYIVPPASFLAQMKALSDSGYHTVLPEDIYKYLAFGEALPEKPVLISFDDGCDEQFDITHSVLDPLQFKASFFIMTVSVNRPNYMNAEQIKQLAEEGHSIGLHTWDHHNVKQYQGEDWVKQIEKPKAQLEKIIGKPVTFFAYPFGLWNAPAIPELKSRGLIAAFQLSTARDQDNPLYTIRRIIVTGEESGQKLITKMKVSFH; encoded by the coding sequence ATGAAACCTATCTCATCCACGTCCTTGCTGGTAATTATACTGGCGATCTCCCTGAATTTTATGGCATCCTGCGAATGGAAAGTGCCCGGTGCCCAGGCCAATGTATTGAAACCTTCTCCTGAAAACATAACCAAATTCGGTGATGAAAAGGCTCCGGTCAGCACAGGTGCAGCCCTTAATCTGGCAGCAAGAAAGACATCTGCAATTGCTTCTGCAGAAAAAGTCATGGCCAGGCCACAAATCCCTATTCTGTGCTACCACCAGGTTCGGGATTACCGGAGTACAGACTCTCGCTCAGCAAAAGACTATATCGTTCCACCTGCCAGTTTTTTGGCGCAAATGAAAGCTTTATCTGACAGTGGTTACCATACTGTCCTGCCTGAAGACATCTATAAATACCTTGCATTTGGGGAAGCCTTACCTGAAAAGCCAGTGCTAATCAGTTTTGATGATGGTTGTGATGAACAATTTGATATTACGCATTCAGTACTGGATCCCTTGCAATTCAAAGCCAGCTTTTTTATTATGACGGTTTCTGTAAACCGGCCAAATTATATGAATGCGGAACAAATAAAGCAGTTGGCTGAAGAAGGACATTCTATCGGGCTGCATACCTGGGATCACCACAATGTAAAACAATACCAGGGTGAGGATTGGGTAAAACAAATTGAAAAACCTAAAGCGCAACTGGAAAAGATCATTGGAAAGCCGGTAACATTTTTTGCATATCCCTTTGGGCTATGGAATGCGCCGGCCATTCCCGAATTAAAAAGCCGCGGACTAATTGCAGCATTTCAGCTGTCAACAGCCCGCGACCAGGATAATCCATTATATACCATTCGCCGAATTATCGTAACAGGGGAAGAAAGCGGGCAAAAATTAATCACTAAAATGAAAGTGTCATTTCATTAA
- a CDS encoding DUF4421 domain-containing protein, giving the protein MYINRHIIWNVFFACLLLTLSFRGSAQQETSYIAGVDTNYIKTYPDQLPVRFFFSQKFTAIELGSSELVKNLRYRPNTTLNIGIGATYRMFTLNLAYGFPFMNQDKDKGETKYLDLQSHIYPRNWTIDFNGQLYKGYFLFPRGFANADPDKFYVRPDVGVSLFGITLYNMFNGARFSYKAGMVQTEWQQKSSGTFLIGGEIYGGSFSGDSALVPSMLKDQYSQKDVEKIRFFELGPGGGYAYTLVIKKHFFIMGSLTVNFDVGYSREYYPDKTKDQWSLRPNLLYRGVVGYNSRLWNLNLSLVGNQVAVRGASSTDLYYFRTGNLRLTLAKRVTPGPKLKKRLNVFGPNQ; this is encoded by the coding sequence ATGTATATAAACCGTCATATTATCTGGAATGTTTTTTTTGCCTGTTTATTACTGACCTTGTCGTTTAGGGGATCTGCACAACAAGAAACATCTTACATTGCTGGTGTTGATACAAATTATATTAAAACATACCCGGATCAATTACCTGTCCGCTTCTTTTTCTCCCAAAAATTCACCGCTATAGAATTGGGCTCTTCCGAGTTAGTGAAAAATCTGCGCTACAGGCCAAATACCACCCTGAATATCGGAATCGGTGCCACATATCGAATGTTTACGCTGAACCTTGCATATGGATTTCCTTTTATGAACCAGGATAAGGATAAGGGCGAAACCAAGTACCTCGACCTTCAAAGCCATATCTATCCGAGGAATTGGACGATTGATTTTAATGGTCAGCTTTATAAAGGTTATTTCCTCTTTCCCAGGGGATTTGCGAATGCTGATCCAGATAAATTTTATGTGCGGCCAGATGTGGGGGTTTCCCTTTTTGGTATAACCCTCTACAATATGTTTAATGGCGCAAGGTTTTCTTATAAAGCAGGAATGGTCCAAACGGAATGGCAACAAAAATCATCCGGAACATTTTTAATTGGTGGGGAAATTTATGGAGGTTCATTTTCTGGTGATAGTGCCCTGGTGCCTTCTATGCTTAAGGACCAATATTCCCAGAAGGATGTAGAAAAAATCAGGTTTTTTGAATTGGGTCCCGGGGGCGGATATGCGTACACACTTGTTATTAAAAAACATTTTTTTATAATGGGGTCTTTAACGGTAAATTTTGATGTTGGTTATTCCAGGGAATATTACCCGGACAAAACAAAGGATCAATGGAGTCTTCGGCCCAATTTATTATACCGCGGAGTTGTAGGATACAACAGCCGGCTATGGAACCTTAATTTGTCACTGGTAGGAAACCAAGTTGCCGTCAGGGGTGCGAGTTCCACTGATTTATATTATTTCCGTACAGGAAATCTGAGGCTAACGCTGGCTAAACGTGTTACACCGGGTCCGAAATTAAAGAAGCGATTGAATGTTTTCGGACCTAACCAGTAA
- a CDS encoding ABC-F family ATP-binding cassette domain-containing protein — translation MHYVSVEGLAKSYGIKPLFENISFHIEEGDKIALVARNGSGKSTLLKILSGKETPDRGKAWINKDVTVALFDQEPEFVDEWSVLNNIFHHDHPTLNAIKEFEAASDAEDGEAMSIAISKMDETGGWDFEVKVKQILGKLNIHHLNQLVGTLSGGQRKRVALARTLIDIGFEHKHTLLIMDEPTNHLDVETVEWLEHYLNQEKVTLLLVTHDRYFLDAVCEEIWELDGNDIFVCKGNYELFMERKAARAEQQASSVDKARNLYRKELEWMRKQPKARTTKSKSRQDNFYEVEAKAKQRLEEQQLQLQMKMNRLGGKVIELKKINKQYGDKTILKGFDYTFKKGDRIGIVGKNGVGKSTFLNILQGLEAPDSGKVNIGETIVFGYYSQQGLQWKEDMRVIEYVKSFAESFPLAGGGSLSAAQFLQLFLFNPDQQYSYISKLSGGEKKRLLLLTMLFRNPNFLILDEPTNDLDLPTLSVLENFLSEYQGCLLIVSHDRYFMDRLVDHLFVFEGDGFIRDFPGNYSLYRTWLKDQEDLLAIKPIAVQQTANSMPVVPDTTPKKKMSFKEKREFDQLEKEIASLELEKTTLSNQLEKSQLEYNELQKLAARIGEIAQLVEEKELRWLELSEMAG, via the coding sequence ATGCATTATGTTTCTGTTGAAGGCCTGGCCAAAAGTTATGGTATTAAACCATTATTTGAAAATATCTCTTTTCATATCGAAGAAGGCGATAAAATAGCCCTGGTTGCCAGAAATGGATCGGGCAAATCAACCCTGTTAAAAATTCTTTCCGGCAAGGAAACTCCAGATCGGGGGAAGGCCTGGATTAACAAAGATGTAACAGTTGCGCTTTTTGACCAGGAACCAGAATTTGTTGATGAATGGTCAGTTCTGAACAATATTTTCCACCACGATCATCCTACCCTGAATGCTATTAAGGAATTTGAAGCCGCCAGTGATGCAGAAGATGGTGAAGCGATGTCAATAGCGATATCGAAAATGGATGAAACCGGAGGCTGGGATTTTGAGGTTAAGGTCAAGCAGATATTAGGCAAGCTCAATATCCATCATTTAAACCAGCTTGTAGGCACATTATCAGGTGGCCAACGCAAACGTGTTGCATTAGCCCGGACTTTAATAGATATTGGTTTCGAACACAAACATACTTTGCTGATTATGGATGAACCCACGAATCACCTGGATGTGGAAACTGTAGAATGGCTGGAACATTATCTGAACCAGGAAAAAGTGACTTTGTTACTGGTTACGCATGACCGTTATTTTTTGGATGCAGTATGTGAAGAGATCTGGGAGCTGGATGGCAACGATATTTTTGTTTGCAAAGGCAATTATGAACTCTTCATGGAAAGGAAGGCTGCACGTGCAGAGCAGCAGGCATCTTCGGTAGATAAAGCCAGGAATCTTTACCGGAAAGAACTGGAGTGGATGCGTAAGCAGCCAAAGGCCAGAACCACCAAGTCAAAAAGTCGCCAGGATAATTTTTATGAGGTGGAAGCCAAAGCCAAACAGCGGCTGGAGGAACAACAGCTGCAGTTGCAAATGAAAATGAACAGACTGGGGGGTAAAGTGATTGAGTTGAAAAAAATCAACAAACAATATGGCGATAAGACCATCCTGAAAGGCTTTGATTATACTTTTAAAAAAGGAGACCGGATTGGAATCGTTGGAAAAAATGGAGTAGGTAAATCAACCTTTCTGAATATTCTCCAGGGACTGGAGGCACCTGATAGCGGAAAAGTAAATATTGGGGAAACTATCGTATTCGGTTATTATTCGCAACAAGGCCTTCAATGGAAAGAAGATATGCGCGTAATTGAATATGTAAAAAGTTTCGCGGAAAGTTTTCCACTTGCAGGTGGCGGAAGCCTAAGTGCAGCCCAATTCCTGCAGCTTTTTCTGTTTAATCCTGATCAGCAATACAGCTATATCAGTAAACTTAGCGGGGGTGAAAAAAAGCGCTTATTGCTACTCACTATGTTATTCAGAAATCCCAATTTTCTGATACTGGATGAACCCACCAATGATCTTGATCTTCCAACATTAAGTGTACTCGAAAACTTCCTTTCAGAATACCAGGGATGTTTATTAATTGTATCACATGACAGGTACTTTATGGATCGCCTGGTTGACCATTTATTCGTTTTTGAAGGCGATGGTTTTATAAGGGATTTCCCTGGAAATTATAGCCTTTACCGAACCTGGTTAAAAGATCAGGAAGACCTTCTTGCCATAAAGCCCATTGCTGTTCAACAAACAGCCAATAGTATGCCGGTTGTACCGGATACTACGCCTAAAAAGAAAATGTCCTTCAAGGAAAAAAGGGAATTCGACCAGTTGGAGAAAGAAATTGCTTCACTTGAACTGGAGAAAACAACGCTAAGTAACCAGTTGGAAAAAAGTCAATTGGAATATAATGAATTGCAAAAGTTGGCTGCCAGGATCGGAGAAATTGCCCAGCTTGTTGAGGAGAAGGAATTACGTTGGCTAGAACTCAGTGAGATGGCAGGTTAA
- a CDS encoding lactonase family protein, translating into MLLITAILCYSASQAQQYYLFVGTYTKGKSEGIYVYRFDGITGTITPVDTAKNIENPSYLAVSNDGKFVYAVNENGGTKPGQLSAFSFDQQLGKLTLMNQKESKGDYPCYITISSNRKWVIAGNYGGGNLAAYATNANGSLSDIVQVINHSGNSINKDRQESAHVHSTIFTKDNKYLLVPDLGIDKVMTYQFNASAKSEPLKTAPKPFTSITAGSGPRHLSFHPNGKWVYLIEELSGKVSAWLYKEGSLKLFQEVDAHPTDFKGERGSADIHVSPDGKHLYASNRGDANNLAIFSIDPSTGKLSTKGFQDVLGKTPRNFIIEPSGNFVLVANQESNDIRIFRRNTKTGLLTPTSTVIQVGNPVCLQLLSIPRE; encoded by the coding sequence TTGCTCCTAATAACTGCAATTCTTTGTTATTCAGCCTCGCAGGCGCAACAATACTATCTCTTTGTGGGCACTTATACCAAAGGAAAAAGTGAGGGAATCTATGTATACAGGTTTGATGGCATAACAGGCACAATAACTCCTGTGGATACTGCGAAAAATATTGAAAACCCATCATACCTGGCTGTTTCAAATGATGGAAAATTTGTTTACGCCGTTAACGAAAACGGTGGAACAAAACCCGGACAACTGAGTGCATTTTCGTTTGACCAGCAACTTGGAAAGCTAACTCTGATGAACCAAAAAGAAAGTAAAGGTGATTATCCCTGTTATATTACCATCTCCAGCAACCGCAAATGGGTGATTGCAGGAAACTATGGCGGGGGAAACCTCGCAGCCTATGCAACCAACGCAAACGGAAGTTTGTCCGATATTGTACAGGTAATTAATCATTCGGGAAACAGCATCAATAAGGATCGCCAGGAAAGCGCACATGTGCATTCCACCATATTTACGAAAGACAATAAATATCTGCTGGTCCCTGACTTAGGCATTGACAAGGTGATGACCTATCAATTCAATGCTTCAGCAAAATCAGAACCACTTAAAACTGCACCAAAGCCATTTACATCAATAACTGCCGGCAGTGGACCGCGGCACCTGTCTTTTCATCCAAATGGGAAATGGGTTTACCTGATAGAGGAACTCTCCGGAAAGGTAAGTGCCTGGTTATATAAAGAGGGTAGTTTAAAGCTTTTCCAGGAAGTCGACGCCCATCCCACAGACTTCAAAGGTGAAAGGGGTAGCGCAGATATTCATGTGTCCCCGGATGGCAAGCACTTATATGCATCAAACAGGGGAGACGCAAATAACCTGGCTATTTTTTCAATTGATCCTTCGACCGGGAAACTGAGCACCAAAGGATTCCAGGATGTATTGGGCAAAACGCCCCGGAATTTTATTATTGAACCGAGTGGTAATTTTGTACTGGTAGCCAACCAGGAATCCAATGATATCCGCATTTTCCGCAGGAATACAAAAACAGGCTTATTGACCCCTACATCTACGGTGATTCAAGTTGGCAACCCGGTTTGCCTGCAATTACTATCTATTCCAAGGGAATGA
- the gcvP gene encoding aminomethyl-transferring glycine dehydrogenase, giving the protein MNLFQSQSNEFLARHIGTLPSSKELLTTIGYGSVDELINKTVPDSIRKEGPLAVPDAISEAELLKELKEISLRNKVFRSYIGQGYYDTLTPSVILRNIFENPGWYTQYTPYQAEISQGRLESLLNYQTMVSDLTGLPLANASLLDEATSGAEAMNMFYHHVNRTETITQPKFFVDRDVFPQTRDLILTRATPIGIEVEFGDYQTAVIDDRYFGALVQYPNEKGSIEDYRGFIQKVHQVGGFVAMATDLLALTLLTSPGELGADVAFGSSQRFGIPLGYGGPHAAFFSAKDEFKRALPGRIIGISVDANGHRALRMALQTREQHIKREKATSNICTAQALLANMVAMYAVYHGPDGLRNISKRITLLTRSLAHDLKEMGIIVLNKTFFDTITIHVNNASVIQELAIEQEINFHYFDNNTISISLDETTTQTDILDIIGVFAAAAGEDVANINFDYESALDNIPTALTRTSEFLTHPVFNSHRSESQMMRYIKSLENKDLSLNTSMISLGSCTMKLNAATEMMPLSWSHYSKIHPFAPLDQAAGYQQIIRELSAFLCNITGFDACSMQPNSGAQGEYAGLLTIRNFHLANGDKHRNIILIPISAHGTNPASAVMAGMKVVVVKALENGYIDITDFRLKAEQYSGTLAGTMITYPSTYGIFEESVKEICDIVHQHGGQVYMDGANMNAQVGLTSPGLIGADVCHLNLHKTFAIPHGGGGPGMGPICVKAHLAAHLPGHWALGGINPRFGSVSAAPYGSASILLISYAYCRMLGAEGLRKATEYAILNANYMKARLEKAYPILYTGHNGTCAHEFIVDLRPFKVSAGIEAEDVAKRLIDYGFHAPTMSFPVPGTIMIEPTESEDKAELDRFCDALLSIRKEILSVENGSADKTNNVLKHSPHTQFIITNDEWNRPYTRQEAAFPLPYVKENKFWPSVSRVNNTFGDRNLICTCEPVSSYAEEPGQ; this is encoded by the coding sequence ATGAATTTATTCCAATCACAATCGAATGAGTTTCTCGCCAGGCATATAGGTACATTGCCCTCCAGTAAAGAACTACTGACAACCATTGGTTATGGCAGCGTTGATGAACTGATTAATAAAACAGTTCCTGACAGTATCCGTAAGGAAGGGCCACTGGCAGTTCCGGATGCGATTAGTGAAGCTGAATTACTGAAGGAATTAAAAGAGATATCACTCAGGAATAAAGTATTCCGTAGTTATATAGGCCAGGGATATTATGACACGCTTACACCTAGTGTCATTTTGCGAAACATTTTCGAAAATCCGGGTTGGTATACCCAGTACACACCCTACCAGGCAGAAATTTCACAAGGAAGGCTGGAAAGCCTGCTAAATTACCAGACTATGGTAAGTGACCTGACTGGTCTGCCCCTGGCCAATGCATCACTGCTTGATGAAGCCACTTCAGGAGCGGAAGCCATGAACATGTTTTACCACCATGTTAACCGGACGGAAACTATCACCCAGCCAAAATTCTTTGTAGACAGGGATGTTTTCCCACAGACCAGGGACCTGATCCTCACCCGTGCAACACCCATCGGGATAGAAGTTGAATTCGGTGATTACCAAACAGCAGTTATTGATGATCGTTATTTCGGCGCTTTGGTGCAATACCCAAATGAAAAAGGCAGTATTGAAGATTACCGGGGATTCATTCAAAAGGTTCACCAGGTGGGTGGATTCGTTGCTATGGCAACTGACCTCCTTGCCCTTACATTACTAACATCCCCGGGTGAGTTAGGGGCGGATGTTGCTTTTGGTTCTTCACAGCGTTTTGGTATTCCGTTGGGATATGGCGGTCCGCATGCTGCTTTTTTCAGTGCAAAAGATGAATTTAAAAGAGCACTCCCTGGCCGAATTATCGGTATAAGTGTTGATGCAAATGGCCACCGCGCATTGCGGATGGCGCTCCAAACAAGGGAACAACATATCAAAAGGGAGAAAGCCACCTCCAATATTTGTACTGCCCAGGCTTTATTGGCCAATATGGTGGCAATGTATGCCGTTTACCATGGCCCGGATGGCCTGCGAAACATTTCCAAAAGAATCACCTTGTTAACAAGAAGCCTTGCACATGACTTAAAGGAAATGGGAATTATTGTTTTAAATAAAACATTCTTCGATACAATTACGATCCATGTAAATAATGCATCGGTTATTCAGGAGTTGGCCATTGAACAGGAAATTAATTTCCACTATTTTGATAATAATACGATCAGTATTTCCCTGGATGAAACGACTACCCAAACTGATATACTGGATATTATCGGAGTATTTGCTGCTGCTGCTGGTGAGGATGTCGCCAACATAAATTTTGATTATGAAAGTGCTTTGGATAATATTCCTACAGCATTAACCCGCACCTCTGAATTCCTTACACACCCGGTCTTTAACAGTCATCGTAGTGAGAGCCAGATGATGCGATATATTAAATCATTGGAAAATAAAGACCTCTCTCTGAATACCTCTATGATCTCATTGGGAAGTTGCACCATGAAACTGAATGCTGCTACAGAAATGATGCCATTAAGCTGGAGCCATTACAGCAAAATCCATCCATTTGCCCCACTGGATCAGGCAGCAGGATACCAGCAGATCATTAGAGAATTGTCGGCCTTCCTTTGCAATATCACAGGGTTTGATGCCTGTAGCATGCAGCCCAATAGCGGGGCACAAGGCGAATATGCCGGGTTGTTGACCATCCGCAATTTCCACCTGGCCAATGGTGATAAACACAGGAACATCATCCTTATTCCCATTTCAGCTCATGGTACAAATCCTGCTTCCGCGGTAATGGCAGGAATGAAAGTTGTAGTAGTGAAGGCCCTTGAAAATGGTTATATAGACATTACCGATTTCAGGCTCAAAGCGGAACAATACAGTGGTACACTTGCCGGCACCATGATCACTTACCCCAGTACTTATGGGATTTTTGAAGAAAGCGTTAAAGAGATTTGCGATATTGTTCACCAGCATGGTGGACAGGTATATATGGATGGTGCAAATATGAATGCACAGGTTGGTCTAACATCACCCGGATTAATCGGGGCTGATGTTTGCCACCTCAACCTGCATAAAACCTTTGCCATTCCACATGGTGGTGGCGGTCCGGGTATGGGTCCAATTTGTGTGAAAGCACACCTTGCGGCACATCTCCCTGGTCACTGGGCTTTAGGCGGAATCAATCCCAGGTTTGGATCGGTATCAGCAGCGCCATATGGATCAGCTTCCATATTACTGATCAGTTATGCTTATTGCAGAATGCTTGGTGCGGAAGGACTTCGCAAGGCCACGGAGTATGCCATCCTGAATGCCAACTACATGAAGGCAAGGCTTGAGAAAGCCTACCCCATTCTGTATACCGGTCATAATGGAACCTGTGCCCATGAATTTATCGTTGACCTCCGGCCATTTAAAGTATCCGCTGGCATTGAAGCTGAAGATGTTGCAAAAAGGCTTATTGATTATGGCTTTCATGCACCAACCATGAGTTTTCCTGTACCGGGAACGATCATGATTGAACCAACAGAAAGTGAAGACAAAGCGGAACTTGATCGGTTTTGTGACGCATTACTTTCTATCCGTAAAGAAATACTTTCCGTTGAAAATGGTTCGGCAGATAAAACAAATAATGTATTGAAACATTCACCTCATACACAGTTCATTATTACCAATGATGAATGGAACAGGCCATATACAAGGCAGGAAGCAGCTTTCCCATTACCATATGTGAAGGAAAATAAGTTTTGGCCAAGTGTTAGCCGGGTGAATAATACCTTCGGGGACCGTAACCTGATCTGCACCTGTGAACCTGTGAGTTCCTATGCAGAAGAGCCCGGGCAATAA
- a CDS encoding DnaJ domain-containing protein: protein MALKDYYELLEIPPGAPEPVIKKAFRKLAMRYHPDKNVGNPYAIHHFREIQEAYEVLSNPVTRNEYHQKRWLHPGLGKPFFSNYQVTPELIEKEAQKIARHVHNLDVFRMNYDALLIQLDQLLNENHLSLLHKEQDDKTNEKIILAIMQAIQPLPYPYLHDIPAKMVRLAGSNNQMILTIYRLASQKRKQYLWDKYKGLLMFLIALIICFIIYSIA from the coding sequence ATGGCCTTAAAAGATTATTATGAATTGCTTGAAATACCACCAGGTGCACCTGAGCCGGTAATTAAGAAGGCTTTCCGCAAATTGGCCATGCGTTACCATCCCGATAAAAATGTGGGGAATCCTTATGCCATTCACCATTTCCGGGAAATTCAGGAAGCCTATGAAGTTTTATCAAACCCTGTAACCCGCAATGAGTACCACCAGAAAAGATGGCTCCATCCTGGGTTAGGCAAACCATTTTTTTCAAACTACCAGGTAACTCCGGAATTGATTGAAAAGGAAGCCCAAAAAATTGCACGCCATGTGCATAACCTGGATGTTTTCAGGATGAATTATGATGCTCTCTTAATTCAGCTGGACCAGTTACTAAATGAGAATCACCTTTCCTTATTGCACAAAGAACAGGACGATAAAACCAATGAAAAAATCATCCTGGCAATTATGCAGGCCATCCAGCCCCTTCCCTATCCCTATCTGCATGATATTCCTGCAAAAATGGTTAGACTTGCAGGTAGCAATAACCAAATGATCCTTACAATATACCGGCTGGCCAGTCAAAAAAGAAAGCAATATTTATGGGATAAATACAAAGGATTGCTCATGTTTTTAATAGCTTTAATTATCTGCTTCATCATTTATTCAATTGCTTAA